A region of the Candidatus Kryptonium sp. genome:
TTAATTTATTAATTATTTCTTTGGCCTTCTCAAAACCACTTTTGATCACTGCCTCATCTGCACCATGTCTATAATACCCCAAAATATGCAGGTTTTCATAAACCGTGTTGAAAGCGTCAATCAATTTTCCATTTTTGGGCAAGCTTCTTAAAAATTTTCTGTATTCAATTACATTTTCTGGGAATTCATCAGGAGAAAGCCCCCTTCTTAACATTTCGCCCTCTATTGCTCTCAACACTGCAATATATGCAGTTCCACACGCCTCTGAAACCTTTTTTATGTTTCTATATCTACCATTTTCTACAGGGGACTCCGAAAGCGTTTTCAGCGCGTTTCGGTACAATTCATTCGCAAATTCAAAAGCTTCTACAAAAGTTTCCTGCGGCTTAAGGAGTTTTTTTATTTTGTTCCTTTTTCGCATTTGAACAAGTGGTAAAAATTTTGCTTTTTATAAAATTTAAAAATTTTTATCGTCAAAACTCAACTTCTGCGCCCATTAAACTTATCAACTAATGCCTGAACCAAATTTCCTACGATTATTGTTGTTCCAGCGCCAATGAATGTATGCCAAGTCCAGGCTATTTTCGTGTTTAAAATTACATAAACCATCATCAAAACTCCGGATATAAATGCAATCAATGCGCTGTTTTCGTTAACATTTTTAGATAAAACCCCGAGGAGAAATGTCCCAAGTAGTCCGCCATATGTAAATGAAGCAATGCTTAAAGCAAGTTCAACTACTGTTCTTTCTGTCCTCATGAAAAACATCGCTGATCCAACAAGAAGAATTGCCCATATCGCAGTTATTATTCTTGAAACAATTAATTCTTTCTTCTCATCTATATTTTTTCCGAAGTATGGTTTATAGATATCAATCATAGCCGATGAAGCAAGGGAACTCATTGAGCCAGCAAGAGTTGACATAGCAGCTGCAAAAAGTCCAGCTATTATCAAACCGGAGATTCCAGATGGCATATATTTCACGATGAAATCAGCGAAAACCTCATTTGGATTCATATTTGCACCATTGTAAAAGGTATAAAGCATTAAACCGAGAAACAGAAACATGAAAAATTGAAGTGCAACGATGAAACCAGTTGTAATTAACGCTTTTTGACTGTTCTTCAAAGAATCGGTTGTAAGAAGTCGCTGGACAATAAGTTGGTCAGCTCCGTGTGAAGCCATTGAAAGGAAGGCACCGCCAATTAAACTTGCAAGCAATGTATATGGTTGGGAGAAGAAATCTTTTAAAGGTTTATCAAAACCCCAATTTATAATTTTGAATTTTTCCGCTGAAAAACTTAACACTTGTGAAATCCCACCATCAATTTTGCTTCCAAGCACTATGATCGCTGCAATAGCTCCACCTATGTAGATAAACATTTGAACGACATCCATCCATATAACTGCTCTAACGCCACCAATAAATGTGTAAAGAAAGGTCACAAACGAAACGACGGCAATTGAGGTTATGTAAATTTGAGCATCTGACCAATTGACGAATTGTCCTGAATTTTTCAAAATTATCGCAAGAGGTATTGCAGTTGTAAAAAGGCGCACACCATCCGCAGCAAGTCGTGTTACCATGAAAACAATTGAGGCAAAATTTCTTACTTTTCGTCCGAATCTTATTCCAAGGAACTGATACGCTGTTGCAAGTTCCCCACGATAGTAAGCTGGAAGGAAAATGAAACTTACAGCAATTCTTCCGAGAATATATCCAAACGCAAGCTGCAGGAAATTTAAGTTTGTTGCATATGCAACCCCTGGTATGCTTAAAAATGTCAACGCGCTCGTCTCTGTTGCAACGACAGCGAAGCAAACCGCAAGCCATGGAATTCGTCTCGCTCCAAGGAAATAATCCGCTGTGTTTTTTTGCTTTCCGCCAGAAATTATTCCAAAGATTAAAACCCCGAGAAGATAGGCAACAACGATTAACCAATCAATTAAACCGAAATTCATAAAGTTCATTTTTTTGTTTTTAAAGAAAGAGCATCTTCAACAGTAGGTAAGACTTGGAAAAGTGAATCAAGTTTCGTTATTTTTAACAAGTTCAAAATCCTATCGCCCACCCCAGTGAGAATTACAACTCCCTTGTTTTCGCGCATCCTTCTTTCACAAAATAAAAGCGAGCTTAGACCAGAGCTATCGCAATATTCAACTTGAGATAAATCAATTATTAATTTCTTCATTCCACTTTGACATAAAGCCAAAAATTCTGCTTTCAATTCAGGCGCTATGATCGCATCAAGTTTTTTCTCGTTCAACTTGAAAACTAATGTATCTTTGACCGGCTTTAATAGTTCAAAGTTCATAAAATTGCGATTTTTATTAGAATATGCTCAAAGATCCTATCATTCCTGAATAAGCTGACTTTAAATCTGTGTTCTTGCCTATTGCAAGTTGAAAATTATAAAACAGATCCGCGTTGTCCCTTTTGAAACCAATTTTAATCCCAGAGTTGAGGTCTTGACAAAGCCATGCATTGAAAATATCAAAGTCAAAGCTCATATCTATTACAATGTCGTATCTAAAGAGAGCAAGTTTTTTAAGAAAATTACTTTTGGGCAAACCAAAAACTGAAACGTTATCCTCGGTTACCTCAATGAAACGATATCTTTTCGTAGTGAAATATTCCTTGAACTTAGAGAGCGCTATGACGGTTATGTTATATTTCCCAGGAATATCTTTGAGCATTTCATATGCAGTTAAAAACTGCTTCTCTTCCCTTGGCATTATTATAGCAATATATCTTGCCCTTTGAAATGCCTGCGTGAAGTTGACAATTTTTCTACCCCTAACTCCGCTTTTTA
Encoded here:
- a CDS encoding STAS domain-containing protein, encoding MNFELLKPVKDTLVFKLNEKKLDAIIAPELKAEFLALCQSGMKKLIIDLSQVEYCDSSGLSSLLFCERRMRENKGVVILTGVGDRILNLLKITKLDSLFQVLPTVEDALSLKTKK
- a CDS encoding sodium:solute symporter yields the protein MNFGLIDWLIVVAYLLGVLIFGIISGGKQKNTADYFLGARRIPWLAVCFAVVATETSALTFLSIPGVAYATNLNFLQLAFGYILGRIAVSFIFLPAYYRGELATAYQFLGIRFGRKVRNFASIVFMVTRLAADGVRLFTTAIPLAIILKNSGQFVNWSDAQIYITSIAVVSFVTFLYTFIGGVRAVIWMDVVQMFIYIGGAIAAIIVLGSKIDGGISQVLSFSAEKFKIINWGFDKPLKDFFSQPYTLLASLIGGAFLSMASHGADQLIVQRLLTTDSLKNSQKALITTGFIVALQFFMFLFLGLMLYTFYNGANMNPNEVFADFIVKYMPSGISGLIIAGLFAAAMSTLAGSMSSLASSAMIDIYKPYFGKNIDEKKELIVSRIITAIWAILLVGSAMFFMRTERTVVELALSIASFTYGGLLGTFLLGVLSKNVNENSALIAFISGVLMMVYVILNTKIAWTWHTFIGAGTTIIVGNLVQALVDKFNGRRS
- a CDS encoding DUF5618 family protein; its protein translation is MRKRNKIKKLLKPQETFVEAFEFANELYRNALKTLSESPVENGRYRNIKKVSEACGTAYIAVLRAIEGEMLRRGLSPDEFPENVIEYRKFLRSLPKNGKLIDAFNTVYENLHILGYYRHGADEAVIKSGFEKAKEIINKLTGKK